A window of the Sphaerobacter thermophilus DSM 20745 genome harbors these coding sequences:
- a CDS encoding ATP-dependent Clp protease ATP-binding subunit, translating into MPDKFDKFTERARKVLTLAQEEAHRFNHNYIGTEHLLLGLVREGDGVAARVLSNMGVQLPKVRSAVEFIIGRGDSMIVGEIGLTPRAKKVIELAVDEARRLNHHYIGTEHLLLGLVREREGIAAGVLESLGVNLEKVRQQVLQVVSQSSGYQQKAQATKTPYMDALGFDLTEAARQGKLDPVIGRQAEIERVMQILSRRTKNNPALIGEPGVGKTAIVEGLAQRIVSGDVPEPLQNKRLVALDIGALVAGTKYRGEFEERLKKIVSEVKETGAILFIDELHTLVGAGAAEGAVDAANILKPALSRGELQTIGATTLDEYRKYIERDAALERRFQPVQVEEPTVEETIEILRGIRERYEEHHKLKITDEALRSAAVLASRYVPDRFLPDKAIDLVDEAASRVRMYRSASPPSLKEAKRGLESLRRELDAAVSGQEFELAADLRDRERKLQGRIADLEMHWKEEQENDEPQVTEEDIAQVVSMWTGIPLMRLATEETERLLHMEEALHERIVGQEEAISTMAKAVRRARAGLKDPRRPIGSFIFLGPTGVGKTLLARALAEFMFGSEDALIKIDMSEFMERHNVSRLVGAPPGYIGYEEGGQLTEAVRRKSYSVILLDEIEKAHPEAFNMLLQILEDGNLTDAKGRRVDFRNTIIIMTSNIGAEMIQREGTLGFAVASNPEERFQQEYQAMKDKVLGQLKQTFRPEFLNRIDGVIVFHPLTPEQIHQIVELELKRLRTQLQEKDIKLEVTEAAMRLLGERGYDRQFGARPLRRIIQNLIEDPLAEGLLENRFPEGSTVVVDVRDDLLVLERADELVSVS; encoded by the coding sequence ATGCCTGACAAGTTCGACAAGTTCACCGAGCGAGCGCGCAAGGTGCTGACGTTGGCGCAGGAGGAGGCGCATCGCTTCAATCACAACTACATTGGCACCGAGCATCTGCTCCTCGGTCTGGTGCGTGAAGGCGACGGTGTGGCGGCCCGCGTGCTGAGCAACATGGGCGTGCAGTTGCCCAAGGTGCGCAGCGCGGTCGAGTTCATCATCGGGCGGGGCGACTCGATGATCGTGGGCGAGATCGGCTTGACGCCGCGCGCCAAGAAGGTCATCGAGTTGGCTGTCGATGAAGCCCGCCGGCTCAACCATCACTACATCGGCACCGAGCACCTGCTGCTCGGCCTCGTCCGCGAGCGCGAGGGCATCGCCGCGGGCGTCCTGGAGAGCCTGGGCGTCAACCTGGAGAAGGTGCGCCAGCAGGTCCTGCAGGTCGTCAGCCAGAGCAGCGGTTATCAGCAGAAGGCACAGGCGACGAAGACACCATACATGGACGCGCTCGGCTTCGATCTGACCGAGGCCGCGCGTCAGGGGAAGCTGGACCCGGTGATCGGCCGCCAGGCTGAGATCGAGCGGGTCATGCAGATTCTTTCCCGGCGGACCAAGAACAACCCCGCTCTGATCGGCGAGCCGGGCGTCGGTAAGACGGCCATCGTCGAGGGGTTGGCCCAGCGAATCGTCTCGGGCGATGTGCCCGAGCCGCTGCAGAACAAGCGCCTGGTGGCGCTGGACATCGGCGCGCTGGTCGCCGGGACGAAGTACCGTGGTGAGTTCGAGGAGCGCCTGAAGAAGATCGTGTCCGAGGTCAAGGAGACCGGTGCGATCCTCTTCATCGACGAGCTACACACGCTCGTGGGCGCCGGGGCCGCCGAGGGGGCGGTGGACGCCGCCAACATCCTGAAGCCGGCCCTGTCGCGCGGCGAGTTGCAGACGATCGGCGCGACGACGCTCGACGAGTACCGCAAGTACATCGAGCGGGACGCCGCGCTCGAGCGCCGGTTCCAGCCGGTGCAGGTCGAGGAGCCGACCGTCGAGGAGACGATCGAGATCCTGCGCGGCATCCGCGAGCGGTACGAAGAGCACCACAAGCTCAAGATCACTGACGAGGCGCTGCGCTCGGCCGCGGTGCTGGCCTCGCGCTACGTCCCCGACCGCTTCCTGCCGGACAAGGCGATCGACCTGGTCGATGAAGCCGCGTCCCGGGTGCGGATGTACCGCTCGGCATCGCCGCCGAGCCTGAAGGAGGCGAAGCGCGGGCTGGAGTCGCTCCGGCGGGAGCTGGACGCGGCCGTGAGCGGCCAGGAGTTCGAGTTGGCGGCCGACCTGCGCGACCGGGAGCGGAAGCTGCAGGGCCGGATCGCCGACCTCGAAATGCACTGGAAGGAAGAGCAGGAGAACGACGAGCCGCAGGTGACCGAGGAGGACATCGCCCAGGTCGTCTCGATGTGGACCGGCATCCCGCTGATGCGGCTGGCCACCGAGGAGACCGAGCGGCTGCTCCACATGGAGGAGGCGCTGCACGAGCGTATCGTCGGCCAGGAAGAGGCGATCTCGACCATGGCCAAGGCGGTGCGGCGGGCGCGAGCGGGCCTGAAGGACCCGCGGCGACCGATCGGGAGCTTCATCTTCCTCGGCCCGACGGGCGTCGGGAAGACGCTGCTCGCCCGGGCGCTGGCGGAGTTCATGTTCGGCAGCGAGGACGCGCTGATCAAGATCGACATGAGCGAGTTCATGGAGCGGCACAACGTGTCGCGTCTGGTCGGCGCGCCGCCGGGCTACATCGGCTACGAAGAGGGCGGGCAGTTGACCGAGGCGGTCCGCCGCAAGAGCTACTCGGTGATCCTGCTCGACGAGATCGAGAAGGCGCACCCCGAGGCGTTCAACATGCTCCTCCAGATCCTGGAGGACGGTAACCTGACCGACGCCAAGGGACGGCGGGTCGACTTCCGCAACACGATCATCATCATGACGTCGAACATCGGCGCCGAGATGATCCAGCGGGAAGGCACGCTCGGCTTTGCGGTGGCGTCGAACCCGGAGGAGCGCTTCCAGCAGGAATATCAGGCCATGAAGGACAAGGTGCTTGGGCAGCTCAAGCAGACCTTCCGGCCGGAGTTCCTGAACCGGATCGACGGGGTGATCGTGTTCCACCCGCTGACGCCGGAGCAGATCCATCAGATCGTGGAGCTGGAGCTGAAGCGCCTGCGCACGCAGCTTCAGGAGAAGGACATCAAGCTGGAGGTCACCGAGGCGGCGATGCGGCTGCTGGGCGAGCGTGGCTACGACCGGCAGTTCGGCGCACGCCCGCTGCGGCGGATCATCCAGAACCTGATCGAGGATCCGCTGGCCGAGGGCCTGCTCGAAAACCGCTTCCCGGAGGGCAGCACCGTCGTGGTGGACGTCCGCGACGACCTGCTCGTCCTGGAGCGGGCGGACGAGTTGGTCTCGGTCTCCTAG
- the radA gene encoding DNA repair protein RadA — translation MSKARTKFVCQNCGMETPAYYGRCPQCGTWGSMVETVEARGPARERRERGMPATRPARLSEVTSAEERRKVVPIGEFNRVLGGGLVPGSLVLLGGDPGVGKSTLLLQVAGLLAPSAGPVVYVSAEESTQQIKLRADRLGITADDLYLLSETNLEAALDAVDPVKPGLLIVDSIQTVYLDDLTSAAGSVSQVRECTARLMQYAKPRHLPVFIVGHVTKEGAIAGPRVLEHMVDAVLYLEGERYHQYRVLRAVKNRFGSTDEVGVFAMTGDGMQEVANPSEAFLQERSPDTHGSAVGVTLEGTRPILVEVQALTSNSAFGLPRRTANGFDNNRLQMLVAVLSKRVGLGLGSQDIYVNIVGGLRIAEPAADLAVVTAIASSYRERPVDPNTVVIGEVGLSGELRSVNQIERRLNEASKLGFARAVVPAPGGRRQLPKVSGIEVIPAASAAEAIEMALVHGPVGGS, via the coding sequence ATGAGCAAGGCGCGGACGAAGTTCGTCTGTCAGAACTGCGGGATGGAGACCCCGGCGTACTACGGGCGCTGCCCGCAGTGCGGGACATGGGGGAGCATGGTCGAGACGGTCGAAGCGCGCGGCCCGGCGCGGGAGCGGCGGGAGCGCGGCATGCCCGCCACCCGGCCAGCGCGGCTATCCGAGGTGACCAGCGCCGAGGAGCGCCGCAAGGTCGTCCCCATCGGGGAGTTCAACCGGGTTCTGGGCGGCGGCCTCGTCCCCGGCTCGCTCGTGCTCCTCGGCGGGGACCCAGGCGTCGGCAAGAGCACGCTGCTCCTGCAGGTGGCCGGGCTGCTGGCACCGTCCGCCGGGCCGGTGGTGTACGTGTCGGCCGAGGAATCGACCCAGCAGATCAAGCTGCGCGCGGACCGGCTCGGGATCACCGCCGATGATCTCTACCTCCTCTCGGAAACGAACCTGGAGGCGGCTCTGGATGCCGTCGACCCGGTGAAGCCGGGCCTGCTCATCGTCGACTCGATCCAGACGGTCTACCTGGATGACCTGACATCCGCTGCCGGCAGCGTCAGCCAGGTGCGGGAGTGCACCGCTCGCCTGATGCAGTACGCCAAGCCGCGGCACCTGCCGGTCTTTATCGTGGGCCACGTGACCAAGGAGGGCGCCATCGCCGGGCCGCGCGTGCTGGAGCATATGGTCGATGCGGTGCTCTACCTGGAGGGCGAGCGTTACCACCAATATCGGGTGCTGCGAGCGGTGAAGAACCGGTTCGGGTCGACCGACGAGGTCGGCGTCTTCGCTATGACCGGCGACGGTATGCAGGAGGTGGCCAATCCCTCGGAGGCGTTCCTCCAGGAGCGCTCCCCGGATACGCACGGCTCGGCGGTCGGCGTCACGCTGGAGGGGACGCGGCCGATCCTGGTTGAGGTCCAGGCGCTGACGAGCAACAGCGCGTTCGGCCTGCCGCGCCGCACGGCGAACGGCTTCGACAACAACCGCTTGCAGATGCTGGTGGCCGTGCTGAGCAAGCGGGTCGGCCTGGGGCTCGGGAGTCAGGACATCTACGTCAACATCGTGGGCGGGCTGCGCATCGCAGAGCCTGCCGCCGATCTGGCCGTGGTCACGGCGATCGCGTCAAGTTATCGGGAGCGCCCGGTCGATCCCAACACGGTGGTGATCGGCGAGGTCGGGTTGTCCGGGGAACTGCGCAGCGTGAACCAGATCGAGCGACGGCTGAACGAGGCGTCCAAGCTGGGGTTCGCGCGGGCGGTGGTCCCGGCGCCGGGCGGCCGGAGGCAGTTGCCCAAAGTGTCGGGTATCGAGGTGATCCCGGCTGCGAGCGCCGCCGAGGCGATCGAGATGGCGCTGGTGCACGGGCCGGTAGGCGGATCTTAG
- the murG gene encoding undecaprenyldiphospho-muramoylpentapeptide beta-N-acetylglucosaminyltransferase — MVIAGGGTGGHVQPAVATLEVLRRRLPIEPLWIGSTGGIEAEAAHRAGVPFQAIPTGKLRRYLSLRTAVDAVRVPLGVLAALRILRRVRPDVVFATGGFVSVPTVVAARVLGIPSLSHEQTAIVGLANRINARFCNVLALTYDSSAAMVAGSRARTVVTGNPIRPSLLDGDPETVRDAFGFDPAAPLIYVTGGALGAQAINNAVRAALPDLLPLTQVLHQCGPAEANGDYPRLLAARAALPQDLQARYAVVERIGDELPGIYAAATAVVSRAGAGTVAEIATLGKPAILIPLPGAGGDEQTRNARVLADDGAAVLLPQSELTPERLVAEVRSLLDDPARRARMSERARAHGHADAAERLADAILDLAGRPVPEYART; from the coding sequence GTGGTCATTGCAGGCGGCGGGACCGGCGGGCATGTCCAGCCCGCTGTCGCCACGCTCGAGGTCCTGCGTCGACGCCTCCCGATCGAGCCGCTCTGGATCGGCTCCACCGGCGGCATCGAGGCCGAGGCCGCGCATCGCGCGGGTGTCCCCTTCCAGGCGATCCCTACAGGGAAGCTACGCCGCTACCTGTCGCTCCGCACCGCGGTCGATGCCGTGCGCGTGCCCCTCGGGGTGCTCGCAGCGCTGCGCATCTTGCGGCGCGTCCGGCCCGACGTGGTTTTCGCCACCGGCGGGTTCGTCAGCGTCCCCACCGTCGTCGCTGCGCGCGTGTTGGGCATCCCCAGCCTCAGTCACGAGCAGACAGCTATCGTGGGCCTGGCCAACCGGATCAACGCCCGCTTCTGCAACGTGCTCGCCCTGACCTACGACAGCAGCGCCGCCATGGTTGCGGGCAGCCGCGCCCGCACCGTGGTCACCGGCAACCCGATCCGCCCCAGTCTCCTCGACGGAGATCCGGAGACCGTCCGCGACGCCTTCGGCTTCGACCCGGCCGCGCCGCTGATCTACGTCACCGGCGGAGCGCTCGGCGCCCAGGCGATCAACAACGCAGTCCGCGCGGCTCTCCCCGATCTTTTGCCCCTAACCCAGGTGCTGCACCAGTGCGGTCCCGCGGAAGCCAACGGCGACTACCCGCGCCTGCTCGCGGCGCGAGCGGCGCTCCCGCAGGATCTGCAAGCACGCTATGCGGTGGTCGAGCGGATTGGGGATGAACTCCCGGGGATCTACGCCGCGGCAACGGCGGTCGTCAGTCGCGCGGGGGCAGGGACGGTCGCCGAGATCGCGACGCTGGGGAAGCCGGCCATCCTCATCCCCCTGCCCGGAGCGGGCGGCGACGAGCAGACGCGCAACGCCCGCGTCCTCGCGGACGACGGGGCGGCGGTCCTCCTCCCCCAGTCGGAACTCACGCCGGAGCGGCTCGTCGCCGAGGTGCGGAGCTTGCTGGACGACCCTGCGCGTCGCGCGCGGATGAGCGAACGGGCCCGTGCTCACGGGCACGCCGACGCCGCGGAGCGCCTCGCCGACGCTATCCTGGACCTGGCTGGTCGTCCTGTCCCGGAGTACGCGCGGACCTAA
- a CDS encoding TraR/DksA family transcriptional regulator has translation MVMTDEQLEAIRARLQQALAETTAEISEIDEQVRSFGAGEQDASYGVDNHIGDQADVVYEQERLLSVRDRLADRKVLIERAITKMDQGEYGYCENCKRPIPPDRLEALPFARYCIDCQADMDRRQGGGWR, from the coding sequence ATGGTGATGACGGACGAGCAACTCGAGGCCATAAGAGCCCGTCTTCAGCAGGCGCTGGCGGAGACAACGGCCGAGATCTCCGAGATTGACGAACAGGTACGGTCATTCGGCGCCGGCGAGCAGGATGCCTCGTACGGCGTCGACAATCATATTGGGGACCAGGCCGACGTCGTCTATGAGCAGGAGCGCCTCCTCTCGGTGCGGGACCGTCTGGCCGATCGCAAGGTGCTCATCGAGCGGGCGATCACGAAGATGGACCAGGGCGAGTACGGCTACTGTGAGAACTGCAAGCGCCCGATCCCACCCGATCGGCTGGAGGCCTTGCCCTTCGCACGCTACTGCATCGACTGCCAGGCAGACATGGATCGCCGCCAGGGGGGCGGTTGGCGATGA
- the lspA gene encoding signal peptidase II — MTGEAGPARGRWGLFLTAGVAAVIIALDQVTKAAIVATIGPDADRNVIWVMPPVLRFLYVRNTGVAFGAFQGAGEILILLAVGVVLLLAVAFWRMIRESPWLSLALGLQFGGAIGNIIDRLRYGYVVDFIDVPNFPTFNVADSAITVGVILLGIYLLRTELATAPQSPIEPPQAGVSGSDEGGSGSARPPSG, encoded by the coding sequence ATGACGGGTGAGGCCGGTCCGGCCCGCGGGCGTTGGGGCCTGTTCCTGACTGCCGGGGTCGCGGCGGTGATCATCGCGCTCGATCAGGTGACCAAGGCAGCGATCGTCGCGACAATCGGGCCGGACGCTGACCGAAACGTCATCTGGGTCATGCCTCCGGTGCTTCGCTTCCTCTATGTGCGGAACACCGGCGTGGCCTTCGGGGCCTTCCAGGGCGCCGGAGAGATCCTGATCCTCCTGGCGGTCGGCGTTGTCCTGCTGCTGGCAGTCGCCTTCTGGCGGATGATCCGCGAGAGCCCATGGCTTTCCCTGGCGCTCGGCCTCCAGTTTGGCGGGGCGATCGGGAACATCATCGACCGGCTCCGCTACGGGTACGTCGTCGACTTCATCGACGTGCCCAACTTCCCGACGTTCAACGTCGCGGACAGCGCCATCACCGTCGGCGTCATCCTGCTCGGCATCTATCTGCTTCGGACTGAGTTGGCGACGGCGCCGCAGAGTCCGATCGAACCCCCGCAGGCAGGCGTCAGCGGGAGCGACGAGGGTGGGTCCGGCTCTGCCCGGCCCCCATCCGGCTGA
- a CDS encoding RluA family pseudouridine synthase — translation MEDAVRIVLDVAAEEDGERLDRLIAARVAEISRSYAQSLVKAGDVYVNGEPARPARRIHEGDTIEILLPPVPEPDDLTPEYIPVPVIYEDDDVIIFDKPAGLVTHPAPGHEHGTLVNVVKALRPDVPLLMGGKRPGIVHRLDKDTSGLIVVAKNEEARRYLVQQWQQRDVVKRYIALVHGVIRENEGTIDAPISRDPRNRKRMAVVPNGRPAVTHFRVLERFRDATLLNVQIETGRTHQIRVHMLFIGHPIVGDQMYGKRPFRIPIARQFLHASYLKFSLPESGRPIEVETALPADLREVLERLRAEG, via the coding sequence ATGGAGGATGCGGTCAGGATCGTGCTGGATGTGGCGGCCGAGGAGGACGGAGAGCGACTCGACCGGCTGATTGCCGCCCGGGTGGCGGAGATCAGCCGTAGCTACGCGCAGTCGCTCGTCAAGGCCGGGGATGTGTACGTCAACGGAGAGCCGGCCCGGCCGGCGCGCCGCATCCACGAGGGCGACACCATCGAGATCCTCCTCCCGCCGGTCCCCGAGCCGGACGATCTGACCCCCGAGTACATCCCGGTTCCTGTGATCTACGAGGACGACGACGTCATCATCTTCGACAAGCCCGCGGGCCTGGTGACCCACCCGGCACCGGGGCACGAGCACGGCACGCTCGTCAACGTCGTGAAGGCGCTGCGCCCGGACGTCCCGCTCCTGATGGGTGGGAAGCGGCCCGGGATCGTACACCGCCTGGACAAGGACACCTCGGGCCTGATCGTCGTCGCGAAGAATGAGGAGGCGCGACGTTATCTGGTCCAGCAGTGGCAGCAGCGCGATGTCGTCAAGCGCTACATCGCCCTGGTCCATGGGGTGATCCGCGAGAACGAAGGCACGATCGACGCGCCGATCAGCCGCGACCCGCGCAACCGCAAGCGGATGGCGGTCGTGCCCAACGGCCGCCCTGCCGTGACCCACTTCCGCGTGCTGGAGCGGTTCCGCGACGCCACCCTCCTGAACGTCCAGATCGAGACGGGACGCACGCACCAGATCCGGGTGCATATGCTCTTCATCGGCCACCCGATCGTCGGCGATCAGATGTACGGCAAGCGCCCGTTCCGCATCCCCATCGCCCGCCAGTTCCTGCACGCGAGCTACCTGAAGTTCAGCCTGCCCGAGAGCGGCCGGCCCATCGAGGTCGAGACGGCGCTTCCCGCCGACCTGCGGGAGGTACTCGAGCGTCTGCGAGCCGAGGGTTAG
- a CDS encoding glycerate kinase type-2 family protein, protein MDLERARADVLAIFRAALRRVDPEALVRDALVLDGDAIVVRGTRYPLAPDTRLIVVAIGKAAVGMARGATAALGARIDRGIAVTKALPGEELPRSVGPIVVVAGSHPVPDQASVAAGRRVLETVAGLRPDDLVLALISGGGSALVEAPADGVTLEDIARTTDLLLRAGADIGTLNSVRRPLSRIKGGRLAAAISPARVVNLIVSDVLGNPLPVIASGPTIPADPGLDPVALARGLGAWDHLPEPVRRALTHAPRQSTGSGDNVVETIILADAAAAAQAAAEGARERGYHAAVLGTRFAGEAREFARFWAELARYIRAGDGPFRPPVCLIGAGEMTVTVRGDGRGGRNTEMALAAALAIDGLPGVVIASLATDGDDGLSGAAGGMVDGVTAARIRDAGLDPVALLAANDSARALAAAGGLIQTGSTGTNVNDLYLALLPG, encoded by the coding sequence ATGGACCTGGAGCGCGCGCGGGCGGATGTCCTGGCCATCTTCCGCGCGGCGCTGCGCCGGGTTGACCCGGAGGCGCTGGTGCGGGATGCCCTGGTCCTGGATGGGGATGCCATCGTCGTCCGGGGAACCCGCTACCCCCTCGCGCCGGATACCCGGCTGATCGTCGTGGCGATCGGGAAGGCGGCGGTCGGGATGGCGCGGGGCGCCACGGCGGCGCTCGGCGCGCGGATCGACCGCGGCATCGCCGTGACGAAGGCGCTCCCCGGCGAGGAGCTGCCGCGAAGTGTCGGCCCGATCGTGGTGGTGGCCGGCAGCCACCCGGTGCCGGATCAGGCGAGCGTGGCGGCCGGGCGGCGGGTGCTGGAGACGGTAGCCGGGTTGCGTCCGGATGACCTCGTGCTGGCACTCATCTCCGGCGGCGGCTCGGCGCTGGTTGAAGCGCCTGCCGACGGCGTAACCCTGGAGGACATTGCGCGCACCACGGACCTCCTGCTCCGCGCGGGCGCAGACATCGGAACCCTCAACTCCGTGCGCCGGCCGCTGAGCCGCATCAAAGGGGGCAGACTGGCCGCCGCAATTTCCCCGGCGCGGGTGGTCAACCTGATCGTCTCCGACGTGCTGGGCAATCCCCTGCCGGTGATTGCAAGCGGTCCGACCATCCCTGCTGATCCGGGTCTGGACCCGGTCGCGCTCGCGCGCGGACTCGGCGCCTGGGACCACCTGCCCGAGCCGGTACGCCGAGCGTTGACCCACGCGCCGCGGCAGAGCACCGGGAGCGGAGACAACGTCGTCGAGACCATCATCCTGGCCGACGCCGCTGCAGCAGCGCAGGCCGCGGCCGAGGGCGCGCGTGAGCGGGGTTACCACGCCGCGGTACTCGGCACCCGGTTCGCGGGCGAGGCTCGTGAGTTCGCCCGCTTCTGGGCGGAACTGGCCCGCTACATCCGCGCTGGAGATGGTCCCTTTCGGCCACCCGTCTGCCTGATCGGCGCCGGGGAAATGACGGTGACGGTCCGCGGCGATGGCCGGGGTGGGCGGAACACCGAGATGGCGCTCGCCGCGGCGCTGGCCATCGATGGGCTGCCCGGCGTGGTGATCGCCAGCCTGGCGACGGACGGCGACGACGGGTTGTCCGGCGCGGCGGGTGGGATGGTTGACGGCGTCACCGCCGCGCGCATCCGCGACGCCGGGCTCGACCCCGTCGCGCTCCTTGCCGCCAACGACAGCGCCCGCGCGCTGGCCGCTGCGGGCGGGCTGATCCAGACTGGCAGTACCGGAACGAACGTCAACGACCTCTACCTGGCACTCCTCCCTGGCTGA
- a CDS encoding DUF7718 family protein, translated as MSEHDRLRYRIVTERGDVVDFVVQYETLVGDEYRPVVRYDGSHGHGHRDSASRTRSEKQDVTCNCIGVSTATAS; from the coding sequence CTGAGCGAGCATGATCGACTACGGTACCGCATTGTCACGGAGCGGGGCGATGTGGTCGATTTCGTTGTCCAGTATGAGACCTTGGTTGGTGATGAATACCGTCCCGTAGTGCGCTATGATGGTAGTCACGGCCACGGACACCGCGACTCAGCCTCAAGGACGCGCTCGGAGAAGCAAGACGTGACTTGCAATTGCATTGGCGTCAGTACCGCGACCGCTTCCTGA
- a CDS encoding DUF5647 family protein: MSSTFVDRNIRLGFQLARDIVDDPSLLDEIPDGATVVLIPDDDAELAAANLRQGIAAFRAGANVYLRHMRATTARED; encoded by the coding sequence ATGAGCAGCACCTTCGTGGACCGCAACATCCGGCTCGGGTTCCAGTTGGCGCGCGATATCGTGGACGATCCGTCACTGCTCGATGAGATCCCCGACGGGGCTACCGTCGTTCTGATCCCGGACGATGACGCCGAGTTGGCCGCGGCTAATCTGCGCCAGGGAATTGCTGCGTTCCGCGCGGGTGCGAATGTGTACCTGCGTCACATGCGTGCGACGACCGCTCGGGAAGACTAG
- a CDS encoding TolB family protein produces the protein MGKGCRAIRRVAALLLTTTLVICAALVPAAGPPARAAELPYRLEPAMTSAIGADQRGLVADGSLIVWQDSRDGTPDIFAYDLDDAREFRVAQTPGHRTQPAISGSLIVWVSGDEPGRRTIEGIDLTTRTTFTVTDQPADVADPAVSGNVVIWRERRDGAWDIVGKNLATGERFEVTRDPVNQAHPTISGAAIIWQAYVDGNWDLFRYDLGSQRVEQLTATPDDEVEPVVAGSRVLFRRLPARGGPPSLVLRDLGTGAEQVVVSDHMVMQGTIAGDVVVWEDWRTGLPDIYAYDIAHDQTFAVARSQQAYAPAVSTRAIAWFSRSNMSRSRVQALALVERLPTDPRDPPAVPSPENVYVQETRHFMSSGFKSYWQAHGGPALFGYPLTEEFTETNPATGQERIVQYFERVKMEYDPNAPEDARISLARLGADLTADRDFPAVPPTEDSAERRYFPETGHTIAYGFKEFWEKHGGLAIFGFPISEEFTENGRTVQYFERARFEFNPDATSEDDKVMLGLLGREALQRLGWLPRPPIDTTGLLE, from the coding sequence ATGGGGAAGGGATGTCGCGCCATTCGGCGCGTTGCCGCACTGCTGCTGACGACCACTCTGGTGATCTGCGCCGCACTCGTCCCGGCAGCCGGCCCTCCGGCGCGCGCGGCTGAGCTCCCCTACCGCCTTGAGCCCGCCATGACCTCTGCCATCGGCGCCGATCAGCGCGGCCTCGTCGCCGATGGGTCGCTCATCGTCTGGCAGGACAGCCGCGACGGCACACCCGACATCTTCGCCTACGACCTCGACGACGCCCGGGAGTTCCGAGTGGCGCAGACCCCGGGCCACCGAACCCAGCCCGCCATCAGCGGCTCGCTGATCGTCTGGGTCAGCGGCGATGAGCCCGGCCGGCGCACCATCGAGGGCATCGACCTGACCACCCGCACCACCTTCACGGTCACCGACCAACCGGCCGACGTGGCCGATCCGGCCGTGTCCGGCAACGTTGTCATCTGGCGGGAGCGACGCGACGGCGCCTGGGATATCGTCGGAAAGAACCTTGCCACCGGGGAACGATTCGAGGTCACCCGTGACCCGGTGAACCAGGCGCATCCCACCATCTCCGGCGCGGCCATCATCTGGCAGGCCTACGTCGACGGGAACTGGGATCTGTTCCGCTACGACCTCGGCAGCCAACGCGTGGAGCAACTCACCGCCACTCCGGATGATGAGGTTGAACCGGTAGTGGCGGGCAGCCGCGTCCTCTTCCGCCGCCTGCCCGCCCGCGGCGGCCCACCCTCGCTCGTTCTGCGCGACCTGGGCACCGGGGCGGAACAGGTCGTCGTCTCCGATCACATGGTGATGCAGGGAACCATAGCCGGCGACGTGGTGGTCTGGGAGGACTGGCGCACCGGCCTGCCCGACATCTACGCCTACGACATCGCCCATGACCAGACCTTCGCCGTCGCGCGCTCGCAGCAGGCATACGCACCGGCCGTTTCGACGCGCGCGATCGCCTGGTTCAGTCGTAGCAACATGAGCCGCAGCCGGGTACAGGCCCTGGCGCTGGTCGAGCGGCTCCCCACCGATCCCCGCGATCCGCCCGCCGTCCCCTCGCCCGAGAACGTCTACGTGCAGGAGACGCGGCACTTTATGTCTTCTGGGTTCAAGAGCTACTGGCAGGCACACGGCGGCCCGGCGCTCTTCGGCTACCCACTCACCGAAGAGTTCACCGAGACCAACCCGGCAACGGGCCAGGAGCGCATCGTTCAGTACTTCGAGCGGGTCAAGATGGAGTACGACCCGAACGCCCCCGAAGATGCCCGCATCTCCCTGGCGCGCCTCGGCGCGGACCTCACCGCCGACCGTGACTTCCCGGCCGTTCCGCCCACTGAGGACAGCGCCGAGCGCCGCTACTTCCCCGAGACCGGCCACACCATCGCCTACGGCTTCAAGGAGTTCTGGGAGAAGCACGGCGGGCTCGCCATCTTCGGGTTTCCAATCAGTGAGGAGTTCACGGAGAACGGGCGCACCGTGCAGTACTTCGAGCGCGCCCGCTTCGAGTTCAACCCCGACGCCACGTCCGAGGACGACAAGGTAATGCTCGGCCTGCTCGGCCGTGAAGCCCTCCAGCGCCTCGGCTGGCTCCCCCGCCCACCCATCGACACCACCGGCCTCCTGGAGTAG